The Crocinitomicaceae bacterium genome includes a region encoding these proteins:
- a CDS encoding gliding motility-associated C-terminal domain-containing protein, producing the protein MKKWFTALAFFSTLQISFGQNDAALASPLGIILAPTSGCSLTSTETVSVQIYNNGPGTINAPFDVSFSVTGPILSSATETVAVGSIPPNTSFIYTFTATADMSTAGTYSLDATVTVAGDPIPGNDTYTGWSVVNSAASNGGTASGSTTVCNGTNSGNITLVGNVGNVLNWEYSDDLGITWFNISNTTTSQSYDDLTTETWYRANVQNAGCVVATSTTAIVDIDPVSVGGSTSGGTTPACSGSNSGTITLSGKVGNVTKWQYSIDGGVTWIDIANVTTSQTYLNLVTTTRYRAVVQSGVCAVAYSSPRIITINPVSVGGAVTSDATECSGANGATLTLAGHTGTVSNWQSSTDGGTTWTTIVNTTTSQSYSNLITTTLYRATVKSGACAATTSAPATITIVPNSVGGTVSSSMTVCDGANDDTLALLGYTGSVVDWEFSTDGGLTYSSAANTNDSLFFTNLTVPTVYRAIVQAGACPTATSTPATVSIDAASVGGTLTGDATVCASGNSGSVDLLGQTGSATSWEMSTDNGTTWSSIANITTNQNYLDLTDTTLYRVVVQNGTCAATYSDTATINVDPITVGGTINSNTTVCEGNNSGTVNLTGETGSVLNWESSTDGGFTWVNIANATTSQSYLNITGNTLYRAVVQSGICPSSQSGIVTLTVDQAASAGNILGATTVCEGTNSGSLTLVGTSGTIMDWETSTDGGATWTPVGNTTVIENYTNLLATTDYRAIATSGVCPNDTSAVATISVDALTVGGAVTADAIVCEISNSGILNLSGHTGAVQSWEMSNDGGSTWISLANTTIFQNYLDLTSTTSYRATVKNGVCAAQTSAPAMISVHPKTEGGAVSASATVCENLNFGVLTLTGYEGLIVDWEMSSDFGTTWSSLSNSNETQTYTNLGDTTWYRAIVQNGICPEDTSAIAYINLYPAPVAEFLQDTVCSGEAMNFVNNSTTSSGFITLHSWNFGDGNTSTLTNPSHTYASAGSFSASLFVLNNFGCSDTVTYDMQVDASPVLTLAAGSATEFCEGDSVQIGTSIDPNYTYLWNNGATTNAIIVDSAYMYQLTVTDITNNCWATDSIEVTVFPLPIADAGLDTSVDLGFSVPLNATGGLTYIWTPTTGLDNPNSASPLATPAATTTYTVTVTDANGCNASDSVVVSLSGDVVLTVYNIITPNGDNLNDTWYIENILNFPNNSVSIFNRYGQVVYEATSYANDWDGTREGDPLPDGAYYYIIELTDSGDTFKGTINIVRSSKD; encoded by the coding sequence ATGAAAAAATGGTTTACTGCTCTTGCTTTCTTTAGTACTTTACAAATTAGCTTTGGGCAAAACGATGCAGCACTTGCATCGCCACTTGGAATTATTCTTGCACCCACATCGGGCTGCTCACTTACCTCAACAGAAACAGTTTCAGTGCAGATTTACAACAATGGTCCCGGCACCATTAACGCACCGTTTGATGTTTCGTTTAGCGTAACCGGTCCAATATTATCGTCAGCAACAGAAACTGTAGCGGTAGGATCAATTCCTCCAAATACATCTTTCATTTACACCTTCACTGCTACTGCAGACATGAGTACAGCCGGAACTTACAGTCTGGATGCTACCGTGACAGTTGCCGGTGATCCAATTCCGGGTAACGACACATACACAGGTTGGTCAGTAGTCAACAGCGCTGCATCAAATGGTGGTACTGCCAGCGGAAGCACAACAGTATGTAATGGAACCAACAGTGGAAACATCACATTGGTTGGTAATGTTGGAAATGTATTGAACTGGGAATATTCAGATGACCTTGGTATTACTTGGTTTAACATTTCAAACACTACTACATCGCAATCTTATGATGATTTGACAACAGAAACGTGGTATCGTGCCAATGTGCAAAATGCAGGGTGTGTAGTTGCAACTTCAACTACAGCAATTGTTGATATTGATCCTGTTTCAGTGGGTGGTTCAACATCGGGCGGAACAACTCCGGCTTGTTCAGGCAGCAATAGCGGAACCATCACCTTGTCAGGTAAAGTTGGTAATGTTACTAAATGGCAATATTCGATTGATGGCGGAGTTACTTGGATAGATATAGCCAACGTCACTACTTCACAGACATATTTAAATCTTGTAACAACAACACGCTATCGCGCCGTTGTACAAAGCGGTGTATGTGCAGTAGCATATTCAAGCCCAAGAATTATCACCATTAACCCGGTTTCAGTTGGTGGAGCTGTTACCAGTGACGCCACAGAATGTTCTGGCGCAAACGGGGCTACATTGACACTTGCCGGCCATACAGGTACAGTTTCAAACTGGCAATCATCCACTGATGGTGGAACAACGTGGACAACTATCGTAAATACAACAACATCACAATCATACTCAAATTTAATTACAACTACTTTGTATCGTGCAACGGTGAAAAGCGGTGCATGTGCAGCAACAACCAGTGCGCCGGCAACTATTACCATTGTGCCGAATTCAGTTGGTGGTACTGTAAGTTCAAGCATGACAGTTTGTGACGGAGCCAATGATGATACACTTGCTTTATTAGGTTATACCGGATCAGTAGTTGACTGGGAATTCAGTACAGATGGTGGTTTAACATATAGCTCTGCCGCAAATACAAACGACTCTTTATTTTTTACTAACCTGACCGTTCCAACGGTATATAGAGCAATTGTTCAGGCAGGTGCTTGCCCAACTGCTACGTCAACTCCGGCAACGGTAAGTATTGATGCTGCATCAGTGGGTGGTACACTTACCGGTGATGCAACTGTATGTGCTTCCGGAAACTCAGGTTCAGTTGATTTATTAGGACAAACCGGTAGCGCAACATCATGGGAAATGTCTACTGATAATGGAACAACTTGGTCAAGCATTGCCAATATTACAACAAATCAAAATTATCTTGATTTAACAGATACAACACTTTATCGCGTGGTTGTGCAAAACGGCACGTGTGCAGCTACTTATTCTGATACGGCTACAATTAATGTTGATCCGATAACAGTTGGCGGAACAATCAATTCAAATACTACAGTGTGTGAAGGAAATAATTCAGGCACCGTGAATTTGACCGGTGAAACTGGAAGCGTGCTCAACTGGGAATCATCTACTGACGGAGGATTTACGTGGGTGAACATAGCAAACGCAACCACGTCACAATCTTATCTCAATATAACAGGAAACACATTATATAGAGCGGTTGTTCAGAGTGGAATTTGCCCAAGTTCACAATCTGGTATAGTCACTCTAACGGTTGATCAAGCCGCAAGTGCAGGCAATATTTTAGGTGCAACAACCGTGTGTGAAGGAACTAATTCAGGATCTCTGACTTTAGTTGGAACATCAGGAACTATCATGGATTGGGAAACATCTACTGACGGAGGCGCAACTTGGACACCTGTTGGAAACACTACCGTAATTGAAAACTATACAAACCTGTTGGCAACTACTGATTATCGTGCCATTGCAACATCAGGTGTTTGTCCAAATGATACCTCTGCAGTTGCAACCATCAGTGTTGATGCATTGACTGTAGGTGGGGCCGTAACAGCAGATGCTATTGTTTGCGAAATATCAAACAGCGGAATTTTAAATCTAAGCGGACATACCGGAGCGGTTCAAAGTTGGGAAATGTCAAATGACGGCGGAAGCACCTGGATTAGTCTCGCGAACACTACGATATTCCAAAATTATTTGGATCTTACTTCAACTACATCATACCGTGCCACAGTTAAAAATGGAGTGTGTGCAGCACAAACATCTGCACCGGCCATGATCAGTGTTCACCCAAAAACTGAAGGTGGTGCAGTAAGCGCAAGTGCAACTGTATGCGAAAATCTCAATTTTGGTGTTCTCACCTTAACAGGTTATGAAGGCTTAATTGTTGACTGGGAAATGTCATCTGATTTTGGAACAACTTGGTCAAGCCTAAGCAATTCAAATGAAACGCAAACTTACACTAACCTCGGTGATACAACATGGTATAGAGCCATTGTGCAAAACGGTATTTGCCCTGAAGACACATCTGCCATTGCCTACATCAACCTTTACCCGGCACCGGTTGCTGAATTTTTACAAGACACTGTTTGTAGCGGTGAAGCCATGAACTTTGTAAATAACTCAACTACTTCATCTGGATTTATCACGTTGCATTCATGGAATTTTGGAGATGGAAATACTTCAACACTTACTAATCCATCACATACGTATGCATCTGCAGGTTCATTTAGTGCTTCACTTTTTGTATTGAATAATTTTGGATGTTCTGATACCGTTACGTATGATATGCAAGTTGACGCTTCACCTGTACTCACTTTAGCAGCCGGTTCAGCAACCGAATTTTGTGAAGGTGATTCAGTTCAAATTGGAACATCAATAGATCCAAATTACACCTACTTGTGGAATAACGGAGCAACCACCAATGCTATCATTGTTGATAGTGCTTATATGTATCAGTTAACTGTCACAGATATTACCAATAATTGCTGGGCAACTGATTCAATTGAAGTAACTGTGTTCCCTTTACCGATTGCTGATGCAGGTTTAGATACTTCTGTAGATTTAGGATTTTCAGTTCCATTAAATGCAACCGGTGGACTCACCTATATCTGGACACCAACAACAGGTTTAGACAATCCAAACTCTGCAAGTCCTTTAGCTACACCGGCAGCAACCACAACCTACACGGTAACTGTTACAGATGCTAACGGATGTAATGCAAGTGACAGTGTTGTTGTATCTCTTTCAGGCGATGTGGTGCTTACTGTATACAACATCATTACACCAAACGGAGATAACCTGAATGATACGTGGTATATTGAGAACATTCTGAACTTCCCAAATAACAGTGTAAGTATTTTCAACCGCTACGGACAAGTTGTTTATGAAGCCACAAGTTATGCCAATGATTGGGACGGAACACGTGAAGGAGATCCGCTGCCGGATGGTGCGTACTACTACATTATTGAACTCACTGATTCAGGTGACACGTTCAAAGGTACTATCAACATTGTTCGTTCAAGCAAAGATTAA
- a CDS encoding type IX secretion system membrane protein PorP/SprF translates to MKKMIASLAFLVIATGLKAQQLPLFSQYFYNRFIYNPAFTGVETKANAFLIHRSQWKDIPGAPVTYALTLDGPVSANKIGMGLSLFNDRMGIFNRSGLYSSYSYRFTLATDHDLVLGLSAGVIDNRIDFTNSMAHDVNDPLLYNTNQRKVTVDANFGIAYIWKDLNIGISMPQLLGNKINYLETNTNVYTTLKRHFIASASYDVVLSESADISFYPSVMFRYVKGAPVQFDINAMFSWKDMVRAGFSYRFGYAVGFNIGAKLNNNIIAGYTYEYVLSSIGNYSGGGHEVMLGYTFGGGNGGANNGDLSDLNDRITATEEANDSLRNALTQKDQEHDEELERLNEEIEILKLENESGMNGNPGNQDNKEVRIENAEDFEDENGNPLQTGFYVIMGAYKVKDNAINAKKAFQDKYPAVVIYKKGELHYVNIYYTQNEADALKFAEERRQDQPDVWVFQLK, encoded by the coding sequence ATGAAAAAAATGATAGCAAGCCTTGCTTTTCTGGTTATTGCAACCGGTTTGAAGGCACAGCAACTTCCGTTGTTCAGTCAATATTTTTATAATAGGTTTATCTATAATCCTGCCTTTACAGGTGTTGAAACAAAAGCAAACGCATTTTTGATTCACCGTTCACAATGGAAAGATATTCCAGGGGCACCGGTAACTTATGCTCTAACATTGGATGGCCCTGTTTCAGCTAATAAAATTGGAATGGGATTGAGTTTATTCAATGACCGAATGGGAATTTTTAATCGCAGCGGTTTATATTCATCTTACTCTTATCGCTTCACCCTTGCAACTGATCATGATTTGGTGCTGGGACTTTCAGCGGGAGTAATTGATAACCGCATTGACTTTACCAATTCTATGGCGCATGATGTAAATGACCCTTTACTTTACAATACAAATCAGCGTAAAGTAACCGTTGATGCAAATTTTGGAATCGCTTATATCTGGAAAGATTTGAATATTGGAATAAGCATGCCACAGCTACTTGGTAACAAAATCAATTATCTTGAAACCAATACTAATGTTTATACAACACTGAAAAGACATTTCATTGCAAGTGCTTCTTATGATGTGGTGCTGAGTGAATCTGCAGATATTTCATTTTATCCTTCTGTGATGTTTCGTTATGTAAAAGGTGCACCCGTGCAATTTGATATCAATGCCATGTTCAGTTGGAAAGATATGGTTAGAGCCGGTTTCTCATACAGGTTTGGATATGCAGTTGGATTTAATATCGGCGCTAAATTGAACAATAATATCATTGCAGGTTATACTTATGAATACGTTCTTTCATCTATTGGAAATTATTCCGGTGGAGGGCATGAAGTAATGCTTGGATATACATTTGGCGGAGGTAATGGAGGTGCTAACAATGGCGACCTTTCAGATTTGAATGATCGTATCACGGCAACTGAAGAGGCCAACGACAGCCTAAGAAATGCTTTGACACAAAAAGATCAGGAACATGATGAAGAGCTTGAGAGATTGAATGAGGAAATTGAAATTCTGAAACTAGAAAATGAAAGTGGCATGAATGGAAATCCGGGTAATCAAGACAACAAAGAGGTGCGGATTGAAAACGCGGAGGATTTTGAAGATGAAAATGGAAACCCTTTGCAAACCGGCTTCTACGTGATCATGGGCGCATACAAAGTGAAAGATAATGCTATCAATGCCAAAAAAGCTTTTCAGGATAAATACCCTGCCGTGGTAATTTACAAAAAAGGTGAACTGCATTACGTGAATATTTATTACACCCAAAATGAAGCGGATGCGTTGAAATTCGCCGAAGAGAGAAGACAAGATCAACCGGATGTTTGGGTGTTCCAGCTAAAATAA
- a CDS encoding PD40 domain-containing protein: protein MKSLLSFVLMLSAYGTFAQNLWMRYPSLSPDGAKIAFSYQGDIFVVDAKGGTALQITAHQAHDFRPVWSNDSKNIAFASNRYGNFDVYLISAEGGTPARLTFHSANDLPYEFTPDGKNVLYVSSRLDATNSVQFPYAGLPEVYSVPTTGGREKQYMTIPAEDFQFSPDGKKILFHNKKGYEDPWRKHHTSSVTRDVILYDTETKKFTQVTDFSGEDRNPVWIDGTSFYFLSEKSGCFNIWKGTNASPYSQQITSYTKHPVRFLSYSSVTQTLCFGYDGEIYTFKDGQSQKVNITIHKDEVQNATKYLQVTSASEFAVSPNGKEIAFVFRGEVFVTSVEFGTTKQITSTPEQERSISFSPDGKKILYAGERNESWNIYEISRVNKDEKNFYNSTLLKETELVNNGEETFDPKYSPDGKEVAFLENRTTLKVLNLDTKKERVVLPGTYNYSYADGDQYFTWSPDSKWLLVQFFEFERWTSDVGLVNVSGKENPINLTQSGYGNGAPKFAMNGQMVYYTTDKYGYRSHGSWGSTEDVEAVFLTEDAYNQFTMSEEEYASWKEQKQDEKSEDSDDSKKSEKKDSSDSVEPLVFEAEGLDDRRIRLTIHSSALADFVVDKDGENLYYMTVFEEKYNIWKTNFRKNETAMLSNTNSSPSSLQFNKEQSKLYYNNNGKIMELDINAGSSKPISFSSEMLFNASAERTYMFNHAWRQLREKFYVEDLHGVDWDMYKTEYQKFLPYINNGFDFAEMLSELLGEINASHTGARYNETTPDADATASLGCYYDESFSGKGLKILEIMDKSPLNTESDKIIAGVIIEKIDGIEITENMNYLPLLNRKAGNKILISFYNPSTKERWEEIIKPISLYEENRLAYERWVKQCEATVEKLSEGRLGYVHIEGMNSGSFRELFDKALGKLHKKEALIVDTRFNGGGWLHDDLATFLSGKLYMSFEPRGQKNMGGEPIWKWQKPSCVLMSEGNYSDAHLFPYTYKSLGIGKLIGMPVPGTGTAVWWERMIDGKTVFGIPQIGMRSTTEGFLVENHDLMPDILVNNEYEKFISGEDQQLIAAIKELLK from the coding sequence ATGAAATCACTGTTATCATTTGTTCTAATGCTTTCAGCTTACGGAACATTCGCACAAAATTTATGGATGCGTTATCCCTCTCTGTCGCCTGACGGGGCTAAAATAGCATTCAGTTATCAAGGTGACATTTTTGTTGTTGATGCAAAAGGCGGAACAGCACTGCAGATTACAGCGCATCAGGCACATGATTTCAGACCTGTATGGAGCAATGACAGCAAAAATATTGCGTTTGCATCTAACCGATATGGAAATTTTGATGTGTACTTGATAAGCGCTGAAGGTGGCACCCCTGCCCGACTTACATTTCATTCAGCTAACGATTTGCCGTATGAATTTACACCGGATGGAAAAAATGTCCTATACGTTTCTTCTAGATTGGATGCAACAAATTCTGTTCAATTCCCCTATGCCGGATTACCCGAAGTGTACAGCGTACCCACAACAGGGGGGCGTGAAAAACAATACATGACTATTCCCGCTGAAGATTTTCAATTCAGCCCTGACGGTAAAAAAATTCTGTTCCACAATAAAAAAGGATATGAAGACCCTTGGAGAAAACACCATACATCATCTGTAACAAGAGATGTTATTTTATATGATACCGAGACAAAGAAATTCACGCAAGTAACTGATTTCAGTGGAGAAGACAGAAATCCGGTTTGGATTGATGGCACTAGTTTTTATTTTTTGTCTGAAAAATCAGGCTGCTTTAATATCTGGAAAGGAACTAATGCTTCACCTTACTCACAACAAATAACTTCGTATACAAAACATCCGGTGCGTTTTCTTTCTTACTCATCAGTAACACAAACCTTATGCTTTGGATATGATGGTGAAATATACACATTCAAAGACGGACAAAGTCAAAAAGTAAATATTACCATTCATAAAGATGAAGTACAAAATGCGACCAAATATTTGCAGGTAACTTCAGCCAGCGAATTTGCGGTATCGCCAAATGGTAAAGAAATTGCTTTTGTATTCAGAGGAGAAGTTTTTGTTACATCTGTTGAATTTGGTACCACCAAACAAATCACATCAACACCTGAACAAGAACGCAGTATTAGCTTTAGCCCTGACGGAAAAAAAATTCTGTATGCCGGTGAGCGCAATGAGAGTTGGAATATCTATGAAATTTCAAGGGTAAACAAAGACGAGAAAAATTTTTACAACTCCACCCTATTGAAAGAAACCGAATTGGTGAATAATGGAGAAGAAACTTTTGATCCAAAATATTCACCTGACGGAAAAGAAGTAGCATTTTTAGAAAACCGTACAACGTTAAAAGTTCTCAATCTCGACACAAAAAAAGAACGCGTGGTACTGCCGGGCACATACAATTATTCTTATGCTGACGGAGATCAATACTTCACCTGGTCACCTGATTCAAAATGGTTATTGGTGCAATTTTTTGAGTTTGAAAGATGGACCAGTGATGTTGGTTTAGTCAATGTCAGCGGAAAAGAAAATCCCATCAACCTTACTCAAAGCGGCTACGGAAATGGTGCACCAAAATTTGCCATGAACGGTCAAATGGTATACTACACAACAGATAAATACGGATATCGTTCACACGGAAGCTGGGGATCAACTGAAGATGTTGAAGCTGTTTTTCTCACGGAAGATGCATACAATCAATTTACAATGTCTGAAGAAGAATATGCAAGCTGGAAAGAACAAAAACAAGATGAAAAAAGTGAGGATTCAGATGATTCAAAAAAATCAGAAAAGAAAGATTCATCTGACAGCGTTGAACCCTTGGTATTTGAAGCTGAAGGACTTGATGACAGACGAATCAGACTCACGATACATTCATCAGCCCTTGCAGATTTTGTTGTAGATAAAGATGGTGAAAACCTATACTACATGACCGTTTTTGAAGAAAAATATAATATCTGGAAAACCAATTTCAGAAAGAATGAAACTGCTATGTTGAGTAACACCAACAGTTCACCATCATCACTGCAATTCAATAAAGAGCAGAGCAAACTATATTACAATAACAATGGAAAAATCATGGAGCTTGACATCAACGCCGGAAGCTCAAAACCTATTTCATTTTCATCAGAGATGTTATTCAATGCATCAGCTGAACGCACTTACATGTTCAATCATGCCTGGAGACAATTGCGTGAGAAATTTTATGTAGAAGATTTGCATGGTGTTGACTGGGACATGTATAAAACAGAGTATCAAAAATTTCTTCCCTATATAAATAATGGATTTGATTTTGCTGAAATGCTGAGTGAATTACTTGGTGAAATCAATGCATCTCATACCGGCGCCAGATACAATGAAACAACGCCTGATGCTGACGCAACGGCGAGTTTGGGTTGTTACTATGATGAATCATTCTCAGGAAAAGGTTTGAAAATTCTTGAAATAATGGATAAAAGTCCGTTGAATACTGAATCAGATAAAATCATTGCCGGAGTAATCATTGAAAAAATTGACGGCATAGAAATTACTGAAAACATGAACTACTTGCCTTTACTCAACCGCAAGGCCGGAAACAAAATTTTAATTTCATTTTATAATCCGTCAACTAAAGAGAGATGGGAAGAAATAATTAAACCCATTTCGCTCTATGAAGAAAACCGGCTGGCCTATGAACGCTGGGTAAAACAGTGCGAAGCGACGGTAGAAAAACTTTCTGAAGGTAGACTGGGTTATGTTCATATTGAAGGAATGAACTCAGGCAGTTTTAGAGAACTATTTGATAAAGCACTCGGCAAATTACACAAAAAAGAAGCCTTGATTGTGGATACACGATTCAACGGCGGAGGCTGGTTGCATGATGATCTGGCAACTTTTCTAAGCGGTAAACTTTACATGAGTTTTGAACCACGAGGACAAAAAAATATGGGCGGTGAACCTATCTGGAAATGGCAAAAACCTTCATGCGTTTTGATGAGTGAAGGCAATTATTCTGATGCGCATTTATTTCCATACACATACAAATCATTGGGTATTGGAAAACTAATAGGCATGCCGGTTCCCGGAACAGGAACAGCCGTTTGGTGGGAGCGCATGATTGATGGAAAAACCGTATTTGGTATTCCGCAAATTGGAATGAGAAGTACGACTGAAGGATTTTTAGTGGAGAATCATGATTTGATGCCTGACATTCTGGTGAACAATGAATATGAAAAATTCATCTCCGGTGAAGATCAACAGTTGATTGCTGCTATCAAAGAGTTGCTGAAATAA
- a CDS encoding leucine-rich repeat domain-containing protein yields MTKTMQGSIQVGAFAALLFLFLSGCSLIKSTGHVSGKLNLSHSHLTEIPAYVFNLTGLKELDLHHNQIDSIPDEIGQLVNLERLIVSRNNLKWISPEIGKLKNLKKLSLKANELDVIPAEIGQLTNLKELWLGFNRINTLPGEIGDLQNLTHLYLDYNQLTFLPNQIGKLQQLEHLVLTQNDLETLPPEFYLLTGLITLDIAYCGPMIKLDEAICDFRLLETLYIDEGTLTFAPRCLTIRANSLDRFSIVIK; encoded by the coding sequence ATGACAAAAACAATGCAAGGCAGTATTCAGGTTGGAGCTTTTGCTGCCTTGCTTTTTCTTTTTCTATCCGGATGTAGTTTGATAAAAAGTACCGGGCATGTATCAGGTAAATTAAATTTGTCACACAGCCATCTAACTGAAATCCCTGCTTATGTTTTTAATCTCACCGGGCTGAAAGAATTAGATTTGCATCACAATCAAATTGATTCAATTCCTGATGAAATTGGGCAACTCGTAAATCTTGAAAGATTAATTGTCAGCAGAAATAATTTGAAATGGATTTCACCTGAAATTGGAAAGCTCAAAAATTTAAAAAAACTGTCTTTGAAAGCCAATGAGCTGGATGTAATTCCGGCTGAGATTGGACAATTGACAAACCTAAAAGAACTTTGGCTTGGTTTCAACCGAATCAATACCCTACCCGGTGAAATTGGTGATTTGCAAAATCTCACGCACCTCTATTTGGATTATAATCAATTGACATTTTTACCCAATCAAATTGGCAAATTGCAACAACTAGAACACCTTGTACTAACGCAAAATGACTTGGAAACATTACCCCCTGAATTTTATCTACTCACCGGTTTGATTACACTTGACATTGCCTACTGCGGCCCCATGATAAAATTAGACGAAGCCATTTGTGATTTCAGATTATTAGAAACACTTTATATTGATGAAGGTACTTTAACTTTTGCGCCTCGTTGCTTAACTATCAGAGCCAATTCACTCGACAGATTCAGCATAGTGATCAAATGA
- a CDS encoding lamin tail domain-containing protein, with amino-acid sequence MKSLIVVLVSLLIVSCSEELRERSHLVSMPDENSDESLSLVINEYSPKGILQNENGESADWVELYNASSETIHLSNEEWTLSDDKDNPTRFVLPDTMLNPGDFLLIWCDGLPENGTNHAPFKLSGNGERISLYHHEVLVDEVTYDQDVKKAYSYGRTSDGSNEWSTFSKPSPGVTNRSFDHYAESVE; translated from the coding sequence ATGAAGTCGTTGATAGTTGTCTTGGTGTCTTTGTTGATTGTTTCATGCAGTGAAGAATTGCGTGAGCGATCGCATCTTGTCTCTATGCCTGATGAAAATTCTGATGAATCACTTAGTCTTGTCATTAATGAATACAGCCCAAAGGGAATTTTGCAAAATGAAAATGGAGAAAGTGCAGATTGGGTTGAATTGTACAATGCTTCATCAGAAACAATTCACTTGAGCAATGAAGAGTGGACATTGAGTGATGATAAAGATAATCCAACCCGTTTTGTATTGCCTGATACCATGTTGAATCCGGGTGATTTTTTATTGATTTGGTGTGATGGTTTACCTGAAAACGGAACTAATCATGCTCCATTTAAATTGTCAGGTAACGGAGAACGAATTTCACTCTATCATCACGAAGTTTTAGTAGATGAAGTGACGTATGATCAGGATGTAAAAAAAGCATACAGTTACGGTCGCACATCTGACGGAAGCAACGAGTGGTCAACTTTCAGCAAACCTAGCCCGGGTGTTACCAATCGTTCATTTGATCACTATGCTGAATCTGTCGAGTGA
- a CDS encoding protein-L-isoaspartate(D-aspartate) O-methyltransferase, whose amino-acid sequence MQDTYRHKGLRRQLIESLKLKGIKDENVLDSMNTIPRHLFLDKVFTEQAYTDIAFQIGAGQTISHPYTVAFQTELLEIKKGDQVLEIGTGSGFQTAILCQLGAKVYSIERQKELYLKPKPIFDFFRFNPKLKFGDGYKGWPAFAPFDKIIITCGAPFIPEDLVEQLKPGGRMIIPVGEGKNQIMQLIEKNQQGVSVKQLGTFSFVPMLKDTAK is encoded by the coding sequence ATGCAAGACACATACAGACATAAAGGACTGCGCCGGCAGTTGATTGAGAGCCTGAAATTGAAAGGTATTAAAGATGAAAATGTTTTAGATTCCATGAATACAATACCCCGGCATTTGTTTCTTGATAAAGTATTCACTGAACAGGCGTATACTGATATTGCTTTTCAAATTGGTGCAGGACAAACCATTTCACACCCTTATACGGTTGCGTTTCAAACTGAATTATTAGAAATAAAAAAGGGAGATCAGGTTTTGGAAATTGGAACCGGCTCAGGTTTTCAAACTGCTATTCTTTGCCAATTAGGTGCAAAAGTTTATTCTATAGAAAGACAAAAAGAACTTTATTTAAAACCCAAACCAATTTTTGATTTTTTCAGATTCAACCCAAAACTAAAGTTTGGAGATGGTTACAAAGGCTGGCCTGCATTTGCACCGTTTGATAAAATCATCATAACTTGCGGAGCACCATTTATTCCTGAAGATTTGGTTGAACAATTAAAACCCGGTGGACGCATGATTATTCCGGTAGGTGAGGGCAAAAATCAAATCATGCAACTCATTGAAAAAAATCAACAAGGTGTTTCAGTAAAACAACTCGGAACCTTCAGTTTTGTGCCCATGTTGAAAGATACCGCAAAATAG